Proteins from a single region of Apostichopus japonicus isolate 1M-3 chromosome 21, ASM3797524v1, whole genome shotgun sequence:
- the LOC139962956 gene encoding histone-binding protein RBBP4-like, which produces MADKEQAETFDDAVEERVINEEYKIWKKNTPFLYDLVMTHALEWPSLTSQWLPEVTKPEDKDYTVHRLVLGTHTSDEQNHLVIASVQLPKDDVQLDASNYDNEKGEFGGFGSVNGKIEIEIKINHEGEVNRARYMPQNPVIIATKTPSSDVLVFDYTKHPSKPDPSGECNPDIRLRGHQKEGYGLSWNPNISGHLLSASDDHTICLWDISNISRDTKVVNAKTIFTGHTMVVEDVSWHLLHEAIFGSVADDQMLMIWDTRTDNTIKPSHSGDAHTAEVNCLSFNPYSEFILATGSADKTVALWDLRNLKVAMTRKFQRPVFLGTISACSLKHISTILPVKNLIFPFEN; this is translated from the exons ATGGCTGATAAAGAGCAGG ctGAGACTTTCGATGATGCAGTCGAAGAGAGGGTCATTAATGAAGAGTACAAGATTTGGAAGAAGAACACACCATTCCTCTATGATTTGGTGATGACCCATGCCCTGGAATGGCCCAGTTTAACTTCACAATGGCTGCCAGAAGTCACAAA ACCAGAAGATAAAGACTACACAGTTCACAGACTTGTTTTGGGTACTCACAC GTCAGATGAGCAGAACCATTTGGTCATTGCCAGCGTACAGCTTCCCAAGGACGACGTCCAGCTCGACGCATCCAACTACGATAATGAAAAAGGAG AATTTGGAGGATTTGGTTCGGTAAATGGTAAGATTGAGATAGAGATCAAGATAAACCATGAAGGAGAAGTAAACAGAGCAAGGTACATGCCACAGAACCCGGTCATCATAGCAACCAAGACACCATCCAGCGATGTACTTGTATTTGACTACACTAAACACCCTTCCAAGCCAG ACCCAAGTGGAGAGTGCAATCCAGATATCAGGTTGAGAGGTCACCAGAAGGAAGGCTACGGTCTCTCCTGGAACCCAAACATTAGCGGACATCTCCTGAGCGCATCAGATGATCAT ACTATCTGCTTGTGGGACATCAGTAACATTTCACGTGACACTAAAGTCGTGAATGCCAAGACGATATTCACAGGCCATACGATGGTGGTGGAGGACGTCTCGTGGCACCTCCTGCACGAGGCGATCTTTGGATCTGTCGCCGACGACCAAATGCTTATGAT ctGGGACACTAGAACTGACAATACCATTAAGCCAAGCCATTCTGGTGATGCTCACACGGCTGAG GTTAACTGCCTCTCTTTCAATCCGTACAGTGAATTCATCCTCGCCACTGGTTCTGCTGACAAG aCTGTTGCATTGTGGGACTTGAGGAAtcttaaagtggccatgacacgaaaatttcaacgtCCTGTCTTTTTGGGAACCATCTCAGCATGCTCTCTaaaacatatatcaaccattctgccagttaaaaatttgatttttcccttcgaaaattga